Below is a window of Microbacterium saperdae DNA.
TGTCGCGCGCCATGAGGGTGGCATCTGGGTGCTGACCGCCGCAGACGGTGGTGCTGCCGGACTCGAGCCGTTCGGCATCGTTCCGGTTCCCGTGCCCTGATCCGTTCTGCGTCCCTCACACGAACTGCATAGGGTGATACGGCAAAATCAAAAGGTACATGCGCCTGCATGATGTGCGGCGATACCGAGAGAAACGGAACACAATGGCAGCGGCGAAGAGCAACACCAACTGGTTCGCGATCGGCGTCTCCGCCGCCGTGGTCGTGGTGCTGGTGGTCCTTGGTGGACTCGTGGTGTTCCTGAACAACCAGGCCACTGCTCCCGGTGTCGCGCCCGTCAGCGACTCGATCAACGAGGAGACCGGTGCGATCAGCTTCGGAACGGGAGAAGACCAGGTCGACACGTTCGTCGACTTCATGTGCCCGATCTGCGGTCAGTTCGAGGACAGCTACGGCGAGCAGCTGCAGGCCGCGGCCGCCGATGACAAGATCACGCTGAACATCCACCCCGTCTCGATCCTCGACCGCTATTCGCAGGGAACCGAGTTCTCGACTCGCGCGGCCAACGCGATGTACTGCGTCGCCGCCGAGGCGCCGGAATCGAGCATCGACTTCTTCAACCTCCTGTTCGAGAACCGCCCGGAGGAGAACTCCGCGGGCCTGACCGACGCCGAGCTCTCCGCGCTGGCTGAGCAGGTCGGCGCCGGTGCCGCCGCGGACTGCATCGCCGACGGCACTTACAAGGACTTCGTAGGCGACCAGACGAAGGCTCACGACATCAAGGGCACACCGACCGTGGAGGTCAACGGCAAGCGCCTCGACCTGCAGGCCGGCGAGATCACCGTGATGGAGAAGCTGCTCGGTTGATCCGAGGGTTTTCCGCCCCCGGCTCTCAAGTTGCCGGATGGCTCCGGAGCGTCTAACATAGATCTTTGGTGCTTTGTGCCTAGATTCGGCGTGTCCGGCGGCGCAGCACCACAATCCAATCACCCACCGCAGATCGACCGGTCTGCAGAAGCGTCAGCGAGGCTATGGCTAAGAAAGACGGTGTCATCGAGATCGAGGGCGTGATCTCCGAAGCACTGCCCAACGCGATGTTCCGCGTTGAGCTCAGCAACGGACACAAGGTCCTGGCAACGATCTCCGGCAAGATGCGGCAGAACTACATCCGCATCATCCCCGAGGACCGCGTGGTCGTGGAGCTCAGCCCCTACGACCTCACCCGCGGCCGTATCGTCTACCGCTACCGCTAGCCGGTCGAGAAGTAACGGCCTGCCTCGGTATCGGGGCGGTACGAAGACAGCGAACAGGAAACATCATGAAGGTCAACCCCAGCGTCAAGCCCATCTGCGATCACTGCAAGGTGATCCGCCGTCACGGCCGCGTCATGGTGATCTGCAAGAGCAACCCGCGTCACAAGCAGCGCCAGGGCTAAGCACCTGCGCTGTGCGGCACCGCTCGCGCACATCTCATAACTGAATACACATACGGCAGGATCAGAACCCGCGGAAGCGGGGGACACCTCGGGCGGAGGCCCGGGCACCGATCCTGTTCCACACCTCCACAACACCCAGGAGAACCGCATGGCACGTCTTGCCGGCGTTGACATCCCGCGCGATAAGCGCGTGGTGATCGCCCTTACCTACATCTACGGCGTCGGCCGTACCCGCTCGGTCGAGATCCTCAAGGCAACGGAGATCGACGAGAGCATCCGCGTGAAGGACCTCAGCGATGACCAGCTGATCGCCCTCCGCGACTACATCGAAGGCAACTACAAGGTGGAGGGTGACCTGCGCCGCGAGGTCGCCGCAGACATCCGCCGCAAGGTCGAGATCGGCTCCTACGAGGGCATCCGCCACCGTCGTGGTCTCCCGGTCCGTGGTCAGCGCACCAAGACCAACGCCCGTACCCGCAAGGGCCCGAAGCGCACCGTCGCAGGCAAGAAGAAGGCCCGCTAAGCAGCGGCCCCAGGGACTAGGAGAACACTTTCATGGCTGCACCCAAGGCCGCCGCGCGCAAGCCGCGCCGCAAGGAAAAGAAGAACATCGCGCTGGGCCAGGCCCACATCAAGTCGACGTTCAACAACACGATCGTCTCGATTACCGACCCGTCCGGCGCTGTCATCGCCTGGGCATCGTCGGGTGGCGTGGGCTTCAAGGGCTCCCGCAAGTCGACCCCGTACGCCGCCGGTATGGCTGCCGAGTCCGCCGCCCGTCAGGCTGCGGAGCACGGCGTCAAGAAGGTCGACGTCCTCGTGAAGGGTCCGGGCTCCGGCCGCGAGACCGCGATCCGTTCGCTCCAGGCCGCTGGCCTCGAGGTGGGCTCGATCCAGGACGTCACCCCGCAGGCGCACAACGGTTGCCGCCCGCCGAAGCGTCGCCGCGTCTGATCCGGCTGGTTGAGCCGCTCGTGCCTTCGACACACTGAAGCGCCGAGCGGCTCTCCGCCCGCGTGCGGGCATCGACTTCCACA
It encodes the following:
- a CDS encoding DsbA family protein, with the protein product MAAAKSNTNWFAIGVSAAVVVVLVVLGGLVVFLNNQATAPGVAPVSDSINEETGAISFGTGEDQVDTFVDFMCPICGQFEDSYGEQLQAAAADDKITLNIHPVSILDRYSQGTEFSTRAANAMYCVAAEAPESSIDFFNLLFENRPEENSAGLTDAELSALAEQVGAGAAADCIADGTYKDFVGDQTKAHDIKGTPTVEVNGKRLDLQAGEITVMEKLLG
- the infA gene encoding translation initiation factor IF-1; protein product: MAKKDGVIEIEGVISEALPNAMFRVELSNGHKVLATISGKMRQNYIRIIPEDRVVVELSPYDLTRGRIVYRYR
- the rpmJ gene encoding 50S ribosomal protein L36, coding for MKVNPSVKPICDHCKVIRRHGRVMVICKSNPRHKQRQG
- the rpsM gene encoding 30S ribosomal protein S13 codes for the protein MARLAGVDIPRDKRVVIALTYIYGVGRTRSVEILKATEIDESIRVKDLSDDQLIALRDYIEGNYKVEGDLRREVAADIRRKVEIGSYEGIRHRRGLPVRGQRTKTNARTRKGPKRTVAGKKKAR
- the rpsK gene encoding 30S ribosomal protein S11, translating into MAAPKAAARKPRRKEKKNIALGQAHIKSTFNNTIVSITDPSGAVIAWASSGGVGFKGSRKSTPYAAGMAAESAARQAAEHGVKKVDVLVKGPGSGRETAIRSLQAAGLEVGSIQDVTPQAHNGCRPPKRRRV